In Synechococcus sp. PCC 6312, one genomic interval encodes:
- the tuf gene encoding elongation factor Tu, which yields MARAKFERTKPHVNIGTIGHVDHGKTTLTAAITMTLAALGQASAKKYDEIDAAPEEKARGITINTAHVEYETENRHYAHVDCPGHADYVKNMITGAAQMDGAILVVAATDGAMPQTKEHILLARQVGVPSIVVFLNKVDQVDDEELLELVELELRELLTEYDFPGDDLPIIKGSGLKALEAMTASPKTARGENEFVDKIYELMDAVDSFIPTPTRDIDKPFLMAVEDVFSITGRGTVATGRIERGKVKVNDTVELVGIRDTRSTTVTGIEMFKKSLDEGMAGDNAGLLLRGLKKEDIQRGMVIAKPGSITPHTEFEGEVYVLTEKEGGRKTPFFAGYRPQFYVRTTDVTGTITSFTSDEGENVEMVMPGDRIKVNVELINPIAIEQGMRFAIREGGRTIGAGVVSKIVK from the coding sequence ATGGCACGCGCTAAATTTGAACGGACTAAACCCCACGTCAACATCGGTACGATTGGCCACGTTGACCACGGTAAAACCACGCTGACTGCGGCAATCACCATGACTTTGGCCGCGCTGGGCCAAGCCTCAGCCAAAAAATATGATGAAATTGATGCAGCTCCTGAGGAAAAAGCCCGTGGGATCACGATCAACACGGCCCACGTGGAATACGAAACTGAAAACCGCCACTATGCTCATGTGGACTGCCCAGGCCACGCTGACTATGTGAAAAACATGATTACCGGGGCGGCGCAGATGGACGGTGCAATTCTGGTGGTTGCGGCCACCGATGGTGCCATGCCCCAGACTAAAGAGCATATTCTTTTGGCCCGGCAGGTGGGTGTACCCAGCATTGTCGTCTTCTTGAACAAAGTGGATCAAGTGGATGACGAAGAACTCTTGGAATTGGTGGAGTTGGAACTGCGGGAGTTGCTGACCGAATATGATTTCCCTGGCGATGATTTACCGATCATCAAAGGTTCTGGTTTGAAAGCTTTAGAAGCGATGACCGCCAGCCCGAAAACCGCCCGGGGCGAGAACGAATTTGTCGATAAAATCTATGAACTGATGGATGCTGTTGACAGCTTTATCCCCACGCCGACCCGTGATATCGACAAGCCCTTCTTGATGGCGGTGGAAGATGTGTTCTCGATTACTGGTCGGGGTACCGTGGCCACCGGTCGGATTGAGCGGGGTAAGGTCAAGGTTAACGACACTGTGGAATTGGTCGGGATTCGGGATACCCGCAGCACTACCGTGACCGGGATTGAGATGTTCAAGAAGAGCTTGGATGAAGGGATGGCGGGTGATAACGCGGGTCTCTTGCTTCGGGGTCTGAAAAAAGAAGATATCCAACGGGGGATGGTGATTGCCAAACCCGGTTCGATTACTCCCCATACCGAATTTGAAGGGGAAGTTTATGTTCTGACTGAAAAAGAAGGCGGCCGGAAAACTCCCTTCTTCGCAGGCTATCGGCCTCAGTTCTATGTGCGGACAACGGATGTTACCGGAACCATTACTTCTTTTACCAGTGATGAAGGTGAAAATGTCGAAATGGTCATGCCCGGCGACCGGATTAAGGTCAATGTGGAGTTGATCAACCCCATCGCCATTGAACAGGGGATGCGCTTTGCCATTCGGGAGGGCGGCCGAACCATTGGCGCGGGTGTTGTATCCAAAATCGTCAAATAG
- the fusA gene encoding elongation factor G — protein MARTVPLERIRNIGIAAHIDAGKTTTTERILFYSGVVHKIGEVHDGNATTDWMAQERERGITITAAAISTSWKNYQINIIDTPGHVDFTIEVERSMRVLDGVIAVFCSVGGVQPQSETVWRQADRYKVPRIVFVNKMDRTGANFYKVYGQITDRLRANAVPIQLPIGAEDQFQGVVDLVHQKAYIYKDDLGKEILETEIPADMVDKAEEFRTKLVEAVAETDDVLMEKYLEGEELTEAEIKAGLRQGTIAGTIVPLICGSAFKNKGVQLLLDAVVDYLPSPLEVPAIQGTLPNGSIVERHADDTEPLAALAFKIMADPFGRLTFVRVYSGVLKKGSYVLNATKGKKERISRLIVLKADDRIEVDELRAGDLGATLGLKDTFTGDTLCEDNAPIILESLFIPEPVISVAVEPKTKQDMEKLSKALQSLAEEDPTFRVSVDSETNQTVIAGMGELHLEILVDRMLREFKVEANIGQPQVAYRETVRKPVRTEGKFIRQSGGKGQYGHVVIELTPGEPGSGFEFVSKIVGGTVPKEYVGPAEQGMKEACESGILAGYPVIDLKVTLVDGSYHDVDSSEMAFKIAGSMAIKDAVMKSNPVLLEPMMKVEVEVPEDFLGTVMGDLISRRGQIEGQVAEGGLAKVTAKVPLERMFGYATDIRSNTQGRGIFSMEFSHYEEVPRNVAEAIIAKNKGNA, from the coding sequence GACTGTCCCGCTAGAGCGCATCAGAAATATTGGCATCGCCGCTCACATTGATGCGGGTAAAACCACCACAACCGAACGCATTCTCTTCTACTCTGGAGTGGTGCATAAAATCGGTGAAGTCCATGATGGTAATGCCACCACCGACTGGATGGCCCAGGAACGGGAACGGGGAATCACCATCACTGCAGCCGCCATTAGTACCTCCTGGAAAAATTATCAAATCAACATCATCGATACCCCAGGCCACGTGGACTTTACCATCGAAGTCGAACGCTCGATGCGAGTTTTAGATGGCGTGATTGCCGTCTTTTGCTCTGTGGGTGGGGTGCAACCACAGTCGGAAACTGTCTGGCGGCAAGCGGATCGCTATAAAGTCCCCCGGATTGTGTTCGTCAACAAAATGGATCGAACGGGTGCCAACTTTTATAAGGTTTATGGCCAAATTACAGATCGCCTCCGGGCCAATGCCGTGCCGATTCAACTGCCCATTGGGGCCGAAGACCAGTTCCAAGGGGTTGTGGATTTAGTCCATCAAAAGGCCTACATCTACAAAGACGATCTCGGTAAAGAAATTCTTGAAACCGAGATTCCGGCAGACATGGTCGACAAAGCCGAAGAGTTTCGCACTAAATTGGTTGAGGCCGTAGCTGAGACTGATGATGTCTTGATGGAAAAATATCTCGAAGGCGAGGAACTGACCGAAGCCGAAATTAAAGCTGGTCTGCGTCAAGGTACCATTGCGGGCACAATTGTCCCCTTGATTTGTGGCTCAGCTTTCAAAAATAAAGGGGTGCAGTTGCTTCTGGATGCGGTGGTTGACTATCTCCCTTCCCCCCTTGAGGTTCCTGCTATTCAAGGCACACTGCCTAACGGCTCCATTGTGGAACGTCACGCCGATGACACCGAGCCTTTAGCTGCTCTAGCCTTCAAAATCATGGCGGATCCCTTTGGGCGACTCACCTTTGTCCGGGTCTATTCCGGGGTGCTGAAAAAAGGCAGTTATGTCCTGAATGCGACCAAAGGCAAAAAAGAACGAATTTCCCGCTTGATTGTCCTTAAAGCCGATGACCGGATTGAAGTGGATGAATTACGGGCTGGGGACTTGGGGGCAACCTTGGGTCTGAAAGACACCTTTACGGGGGATACCCTCTGTGAAGATAATGCCCCCATCATTCTCGAGTCCTTGTTTATTCCTGAGCCAGTAATTTCTGTAGCGGTAGAACCCAAAACCAAGCAGGATATGGAAAAGCTTTCCAAAGCTCTGCAATCCCTGGCTGAAGAAGACCCGACCTTCCGGGTGAGCGTAGATTCGGAAACTAACCAAACCGTGATTGCGGGGATGGGTGAACTTCACCTGGAAATTCTGGTGGATCGGATGCTCCGAGAGTTTAAGGTGGAAGCCAATATCGGTCAGCCCCAAGTCGCCTACCGGGAAACGGTTCGCAAACCTGTCCGTACTGAAGGTAAATTTATTCGTCAAAGCGGCGGTAAAGGCCAGTATGGTCATGTTGTCATTGAGTTAACCCCCGGTGAACCCGGTAGTGGCTTTGAATTTGTCTCCAAAATTGTCGGGGGTACAGTTCCCAAAGAATATGTTGGCCCGGCCGAACAGGGCATGAAAGAAGCCTGCGAATCTGGGATTTTGGCGGGTTATCCTGTGATTGACCTGAAGGTTACGCTGGTGGATGGCTCTTACCACGATGTCGACTCTTCAGAAATGGCTTTCAAAATTGCTGGGTCAATGGCGATTAAAGACGCAGTGATGAAATCTAATCCGGTATTGCTGGAACCGATGATGAAAGTTGAAGTTGAAGTTCCAGAAGATTTCCTGGGAACCGTGATGGGGGACTTGATTTCTCGTCGGGGTCAAATTGAGGGGCAAGTCGCTGAAGGTGGCCTGGCCAAGGTTACAGCTAAAGTCCCTCTGGAGCGGATGTTTGGTTATGCCACGGATATTCGCTCGAATACTCAGGGACGGGGTATTTTCTCAATGGAATTTAGCCATTACGAGGAAGTCCCCCGCAACGTGGCTGAGGCCATCATCGCCAAAAACAAAGGGAACGCTTAG